In Pungitius pungitius chromosome 2, fPunPun2.1, whole genome shotgun sequence, a single window of DNA contains:
- the sfxn5b gene encoding sideroflexin-5b codes for MAESAACPAFQLGRPRYEQGSFLGRLRHFIDVIDPSTLFVSEKRLKECVKLLDDYKHGALPPGVSDLQLWEAQKIKQAIIHPDTGEKIFMPFRMSGYVPFGTPIVIGLLLPNQTVVSTIVWQWLNQSHNACVNFANRNATKPTPTSEFLQGYVGAVTSAVSIAVGLNMLIQKANRLSPATRMIIQRLVPFPAVASANICNVGLMRHSELSEGIDVLDNNGNVVGSSKIAARHAITETAFTRVVLPMPIFVLPSIIMSYLERLRFLQSNRRLLLPIHSLVCLVTFGLSLPVAISLFPQMSQIEVSCLEPEIAMATDCKVLTYNKGL; via the exons ATGGCGGAGTCCGCGGCATGTCCAGCCTTCCAGCTCGGGAGACCCCGCTATGAGCAG GGTTCGTTCCTCGGTCGACTGAGACACTTCATCGACGTCATCGACCCCAGCACCCTGTTTGTGTCTGAG AAACGATTGAAAGAATGCGTGAAACTGCTTGATGACTACAAACATGGCGCGCTCCCCCCCGGAGTGTCCGATCTTCAG CTGTGGGAAGCCCAGAAGATCAAGCAG GCCATCATTCATCCCGACACGGGAGAGAAGATCTTCATGCCATTTCGAATGTCAG GTTATGTACCATTTGGAACCCCGATT GTCATTGGCCTCCTACTTCCAAATCAGACTGTGGTGTCCACCATTGTATGGCAG TGGCTGAACCAGAGTCACAACGCCTGTGTGAATTTTGCAAACCGCAATGCCACCAAG CCAACGCCAACATCCGAGTTTCTTCAAGGCTACGTGGGGGCTGTGACCAGCGCGGTTTCCATCGCA GTGGGGCTGAATATGCTCATTCAGAAGGCCAACAGGCTGAGTCCTGCCACCAGAATGATAATTCAGAGACTGGTCCCCTTCCCAGCTGTAG CTAGTGCAAACATCTGTAACGTTGGCCTGATGAGACACAGTGAGCTATCTGAAGGAATCGATGTGCTCGACAACAACGGGAACGTTGTGGGTTCCTCCAAAATTGCTGCAAGACAT GCGATCACCGAGACCGCCTTCACACGTGTGGTCCTCCCGATGCCGATCTTTGTCCTGCCCTCCATCATCATGTCCTACCTAGAGAG GCTGCGATTCCTGCAGAGCAACCGGCGGTTACTGCTTCCCATCCACAGCCTCGTGTGCCTGGTTACCTTTGGCCTCTCTCTGCCCGTGGCCATCAGCCTGTTCCCCCAGATGTCTCAG attgAGGTGTCTTGCCTCGAGCCGGagattgccatggcaacagattGCAAAGTGTTGACCTACAACAAGGGTTTATGA
- the rab11fip5b gene encoding rab11 family-interacting protein 1 translates to MMSLIDLDDDQRWVPTHVNITVLRARALRTKGTHGSRYLYTTIQVGKEKYTTGLVEKAPVPEWNEECCFELLPGILEDGGRGAYPPGSGDLVLTVMHRVLIGLDVFLGQTTIPLDKIFHEGMCPRDEWFKLNSKAGRKAKERGELQVTVQFTRNNMTASMFDLTIKDKSRSAFGKLKDRVTGRKRGDVESSSAILPGRYAALSGTLGQPFGQEGGGGPAAPRDAEMAEEKRSKVKDFFKGRLRKSPNTGSCSSLASESSVSSVAGDSPGPPPSLDLMSDPPSSPIYTSKVRVDAHYGETDLAKKVLTSQHTTKVLTHKRAFSDEASKITTAVPRSNLAVESLKGPTMSQSKSSLCINGSHVYNSEPSTPKTSAAHQSKLALLEKCSPLSRSLQNLTKDRGSAAEGRRWSFDKIRKEEKDEEREAQVPSPPTQGGGRPVQAEMAAVSPAALSPDIGRKLRKTLFSGGRSDSLPAKSDLNQAGSASEGRLRGWFGSGESQNKPRLEVSPKVESSSDAPPPLPPRSPVPSQYPPPPASPSGHVSPHDSNHTNPFTPSNSPSPNAISPAHLFPSHVPRNPFFEDLIAEESQRSPPFGSSPFHYTTLPSQPCTSSPAHGVKATSMAHMRRERPRPVARQISLPAMLPQTASPEPCAPRSMSESAGEPEDSFEAFASSRLNSPKGRLPQKQPRGTATSSHRRSCLPVNNGTNNPAQELQTCEEEPPPLPPRKLLRTPANEIYSDGWLHRGQELAVHKEAYLLSQTGVASLQRGREGENKRNAASPDPPTSSETSGSFGASSQPHAKETPPGFAGEDKLKKFKYEPLEDETDRWGGTLFEQDLYGRMCRGNYGRPKVNRLSLSADETTASVNLRPKILVNSETIVADVSNIPYTTSITLEALKTTTTPAEKVEFYPSETTSLNNNASSSSTLGDLNMNVNTSDFGFIDSDGSSQSDVVDTLKGIVSFGGTFPHPTEAPQIAAYRVEAATTPQDVFPLKDTYIPQMNSSFEITASSNRLYQFSPVCKEYGELNNVVQRGKPGLSSRETAASSEQSQTSEKDAETREVLSRSLRDFIKTQNDFDDNGNAQGKTGPLNPKETFAGVVSARFRPKGVSRQNSSGSPSNQSKSADTELEQFLSLVQNISESSEGPLSYQPSKSAFSSSVALGDHSTTQPGDPTATPLASPNGNPTEAGKASRVAFEDLHAQVAPNPRTPSKSRIGPSLREASSSSVPDALPLSADPPAALHPTPVCRPSMHPSDTGPSATLAVAPYTSYSTTSTTDRPPVDARHSLLPEETLAACSLPRQESRTHPVKPLSQLEKKDSRSVLEKLKSTINPGRVAHQVAAEPERSPEVPADHSAQYQHLTNMELISLLLQKEMDLQKQAAASERQAAQTHKCEAELKKVKLQVRDLEDYIDNLLLRIMEQTPTLLQVRNRHK, encoded by the exons atgatgtcactgataGATCTGGACGATGATCAGCGGTGGGTGCCCACTCATGTGAACATCACCGTGCTGCGCGCACGGGCACTGCGAACCAAGGGCACGCACGGCAGCCGCTACCTCTACACCACCATCCAGGTGGGGAAGGAGAAGTACACCACCGGGCTGGTGGAGAAGGCGCCGGTGCCCGAGTGGAACGAGGAGTGCTGCTTCGAGCTGCTCCCCGGGATCCTGGAGGATGGCGGCCGCGGCGCCTACCCGCCGGGGAGCGGGGACCTGGTCCTCACGGTGATGCACCGGGTGCTCATCGGACTCGACGTGTTTCTAGGTCAAACCACCATTCCTCTGGACAAGATATTTCACGAGGGGATGTGCCCTCGAGATGA GTGGTTCAAGCTCAACTCGAAGGCGGGCAGAAAGGCGAAGGAACGTGGGGAACTTCAGGTCACGGTCCAGTTCACTCGCAATAACATGACCGCCAGCATGTTCGACCTCACCATCAAGGACAAATCCCGCTCCGCTTTCGGCAAGCTCAAGGACCGCGTCACGGGGAGGAAGCGGGGCGACGTGGAGTCCTCCTCGGCCATCTTGCCGGGCCGCTACGCCGCCCTGTCCGGGACCCTGGGGCAGCCGTTTGGTCAGGAGGGGGGCGGCGGACCGGCGGCGCCGCGAGACGCGGAGAtggcagaggagaagaggagcaaggTGAAAGACTTCTTCAAAGGGAGGCTGCGTAAGTCGCCCAACACCGGGTCCTGCTCGTCCCTGGCTTCGGAGAGTAGCGTGTCCTCCGTGGCCGGCGATAGCCCCGGCCCTCCGCCCAGCCTGGATCTGATGTCAGACCCTCCCAGCTCACCCATCTACACTAGCAAAGTGAGGGTGGACGCCCATTACGGAGAGACAGACTTAGCTAAAaaag TGCTCACCAGCCAGCACACCACCAAGGTCCTCACACACAAGCGAGCCTTCAGCGATGAAGCCAGTAAGATCACGACGGCCGTCCCTCGATCAAATCTCGCAGTGGAGTCCCTGAAAGGCCCGACCATGTCTCAGTCCAAGTCTTCCTTGTGCATAAACGGCAGCCACGTCTACAACTCGGAACCGTCGACTCCAAAGACCTCCGCGGCCCACCAGTCCAAGCTGGCCCTGCTGGAGAAGTGCTCGCCTCTCTCTCGGTCCCTGCAGAACCTCACCAAGGACAGAGGTTCCGCCGCCGAGGGCCGCCGCTGGTCCTTTGACAAGataaggaaagaggaaaaggacgAAGAAAGGGAAGCTCAGGTTCCGTCGCCTCCGACTCAGGGAGGGGGTCGCCCTGTGCAGGCGGAGATGGCGGCCGTCTCGCCTGCCGCGCTTTCACCCGACATAGGGAGGAAGCTGAGAAAGACGTTGTTCTCCGGAGGGAGGAGCGATTCTCTGCCGGCTAAGTCAGACCTGAACCAAGCCGGCTCCGCGTCTGAGGGGAGGCTCAGAGGCTGGTTCGGCTCCGGGGAATCTCAGAATAAGCCGAG GCTGGAAGTTTCTCCTAAGGTAGAAAGCAGCTCAGacgcaccccctcccctcccccctcgctcccccGTACCCTCCCAgtacccccctcctcccgcctccccctccgGTCATGTCTCGCCCCACGACAGCAATCACACCAATCCCTTTACGCCCTCTAACTCTCCCTCCCCTAACGCGATCTCCCCCGCCCACCTTTTCCCTTCACATGTGCCGCGCAACCCCTTTTTTGAGGATCTCATAGCGGAAGAGTCTCAGAGGTCCCCCCCGTTCGGCTCGTCCCCCTTTCATTACACCACGCTGCCTTCCCAGCCCTGCACATCCAGCCCTGCTCATGGCGTGAAAGCTACGAGCATGGCTCACATGAGGCGGGAGCGCCCACGGCCAGTAGCTAGGCAGATATCTCTCCCCGCCATGTTACCCCAAACTGCCTCGCCTGAACCCTGCGCCCCTCGCTCCATGTCGGAGAGTGCAGGGGAACCGGAGGACTCTTTCGAGGCCTTCGCCTCCAGCAGGCTCAACTCACCCAAAGGGAGGCTTCCTCAGAAGCAGCCGAGAGGCACTGCAACCTCGTCCCATAGACGTAGTTGTCTTCCGGTTAACAACGGCACAAATAATCCTGCGCAAGAGCTGCAAACGTGCGAAGAGGAGCCTCCGCCTTTGCCTCCGCGGAAACTTCTACGAACTCCAGCGAACGAGATTTACTCCGACGGCTGGCTGCACAGGGGTCAAGAGCTGGCTGTCCACAAAGAAGCCTACCTGCTCTCGCAGACCGGAGTGGCCTCGCTGCAAcgtggaagagagggagaaaacaaaaggaacGCTGCATCTCCAGACCCCCCCACCAGCAGCGAGACCTCCGGCTCCTTCGGCGCCTCCTCTCAGCCGCACGCGAAGGAGACTCCGCCAGGATTCGCGGGCGAAGACAAGCTCAAAAAGTTCAAATATGAACCTTTGGAGGATGAAACGGACCGCTGGGGAGGGACGTTGTTTGAGCAAGACCTGTACGGACGCATGTGCAGAGGAAACTACGGGCGGCCCAAAGTAAACCGTTTGTCGCTGAGCGCTGACGAGACGACTGCATCTGTGAACTTAAGACCTAAGATACTTGTTAATAGTGAGACAATTGTAGCAGATGTTTCAAACATTCCATACACTACGTCCATAACGCTAGAAGCACTTAAAACTACCACCACTCCTGCAGAGAAGGTGGAGTTTTATCCATCTGAAACCACAAGCCTCAACAACAATGCATCGTCCTCATCAACGTTGGGAGATCTGAACATGAACGTTAACACCTCCGATTTTGGTTTCATTGATTCAGATGGCTCTTCTCAGTCAGATGTGGTTGACACTCTCAAAGGCATCGTGAGTTTTGGCGGGACTTTTCCACATCCGACAGAAGCGCCACAGATAGCTGCTTACCGCGTCGAGGCGGCCACCACACCTCAGGATGTGTTCCCTTTGAAGGACACTTACATTCCTCAGATGAACTCTTCCTTTGAAATAACTGCTTCATCCAACCGACTGTACCAATTCTCTCCAGTTTGCAAAGAGTACGGTGAGCTGAACAACGTGGTACAACGCGGTAAACCCGGGTtgagcagcagagagacggCTGCTTCTTCGGAACAAAGTCAAACGTCTGAAAAAGACGCTGAAACCCGTGAAGTTTTATCTAGGAGTTTAAGGGATTTTATTAAGACGCAAAATGACTTTGATGACAATGGAAACGCGCAGGGTAAAACAGGACCGCTAAACCCAAAGGAGACCTTTGCTGGTGTGGTGAGTGCACGTTTCCGGCCAAAAGGAGTGTCCCGACAGAACAGCAGCGGCAGCCCGAGCAACCAGAGCAAGAGTGCAGACACAGAGTTGGAGCAGTTCCTGTCCCTCGTTCAGAACATTTCAGAATCCAGCGAGGGGCCGCTGTCATACCAGCCCTCCAAATCAGCTTTCTCTTCCTCAGTGGCACTAGGGGATCATAGCACCACACAACCCGGCGATCCCACTGCGACACCATTAGCGTCTCCAAACGGAAACCCAACGGAGGCAGGAAAAGCCTCCCGTGTAGCCTTTGAAGACCTTCACGCTCAGGTGGCACCCaacccgagaaccccgtcaaaGTCAAGGATTGGGCCGTCTTTGCGGgaagcctcctcttcctccgtcccAGACGCACTCCCCCTGTCAGCTGACCCGCCGGCCGCGCTCCACCCTACCCCTGTCTGTCGCCCCTCCATGCACCCCTCCGACACGGGGCCCAGCGCCACTCTGGCTGTGGCCCCCTACACCTCctactccaccacctccaccactgaCCGGCCCCCAGTCGATGCACGGCACTCACTTTTGCCTGAGGAGACTCTGGCCGCTTGCAGCCTGCCCCGTCAGGAGAGCAG AACTCATCCAGTGAAGCCGCTCAGTCAATTGGAGAAGAAGGACAGTCGCTCGGTTCTGGAGAAGCTGAAGTCCACCATCAACCCTGGACGCGTTGCCCACCAGGTGGCAGCCGAACCCGAGAGGAGTCCG GAGGTGCCAGCGGACCACTCGGCCCAGTACCAGCACCTGACCAACATGGAGCTGATCTCGCTGCTCCTGCAGAAGGAGATGGACCTGCAGAAGCAGGCGGCGGCCTCCGAGCGGCAGGCGGCGCAGACGCACAAATGTGAGGCGGAGCTGAAAAAGGTCAAGTTACAGGTCCGAGACCTGGAGGACTACATCGACAACCTCTTACTGCGGATCATGGAGCAGACGCCAACGCTGCTTCAAGTTCGCAATAGACACAAGTGA